The DNA segment ATCTTGATGGGGTAAATCTTCATCAAGAGAACCCATGCGATAACCATCAGAATAATAACGTAGGGAACGCCGAAAGCCATCCACTGACCGAAGGAAACCGGGTTTGCAGCCAGGTCGCCGCGGGCGATAGCGTCGTTCAGGGCGCCAAGAGCGATAGCGTTAGGAGGAGTACCGATCGGGGTACCCATACCACCGATGTTTGCACCGAGAGGAATGGCGAGAGCGAAAGCAGCCTTACCGCGGTCGTTTTCATCAAACAGCTTCAGAACCGGAGCCAAGATAGCCAGCATCATAGCGGCGGTAGCGGTGTTGCTCATGAACATAGAGAACACGGCGGTGATGAGCATGAGGCCCAGGAGCACGAACTTCGGGTTCTTTCCGAAAGGCTTCAGGAGCACGCGAGCCAGGTTCAAGTCCAGCTTGTACTTGGTAGCGGCAGCTGCCAGGAAGAAACCTCCCAGGAACAGCATGATGATGGGGTTAGCGAAGGTAGCCATCACAGACTTGTGGCTAATCATGGTAACGCCATCAACACGGAACATGGACAGGGAGGAATCAGACATGGTGATGATCATGAGGACGATCACCAGCATGGAGGTGGACCAGATCGGGAACGGTTGGAGAATCCAGAAGAGAGCAGCCATGACGAATACGCCAATGACGCGAATTTCCAGCGGGTTCAGGATGCCCATGGGGCTTGCTGCATCGAATCCCAGGGATTCGTACGGCAAGTAGAGAGCAACAATTGCGAGGATTGTTGCGATAACGAATTTGATGAATTTAGCCTTTGTCATAGTGCGCCCAAATTTAGAATAAAAGGATACCTATGGCAATGTCTTTAATTCATAATTGAGAATCGGAATATCAATAGCTTTTATCAATAAATCTTTAAAATCAATCAAATTCCATCAATTAACAACTTTCCTTTACGAATTAATCATTATTTATTATAAAAGACGTCCGGTTTCCCGGGCGTCTTCTTCGCCATAAATCGGCAAAACGGTCGAATTTGGCCTATTTTACCATAATCTTCCGGGAAGCCTTCTCCCCTGCCACCTGGACATGGAGCAGGTACAAGCCGGTTCTGGGAGCCTCGAGGGCCACGCGGTTCGTTCCGGCAGCGGCACGGCCCTTGTAAGAAGCCTTCACCTTGCCGTGCAGATCCAGCACATTTACGACCATACGGGCGCCAGCCAGGGATTCTTCCACGGTAAAGCCCACATCCAAAGAACCTGCAGCCTGGACAAAGCGAAGCCCACCCACAGCCGAAGCCACCACGGCGTCCGCCCTGGTCACATGGACCGTGGCATTGGAACCGGAGGTCTTCAGGGCGACCTTCAGGGCGGCACCTTCCTTCATCTCCGTTGTTTCACCGTTTGCGGTTACAAATACGCGGTAACCCATATCATTCAGGGCGGCCACGCCCACCAGGGTCAGTTCACCCATTCGGTCAGAACTTGCACTCAGGCTCAAATCCCACTTATAGCTCTGGGATTCAGACTTAAAGGACTTGGCCAGGGCGCGCTTGCCTTCGACGATAGACAGCGAAACACGGTCACCCATGGCGGCAGGCGGTTCAGAACCCACAAAGGGTTCCGGGCTCACACCCATGATGTTCCAGGAATCTTCGCGACCATTCTTATCGGAAAGAACGGCCTGGATGTACCAATTGGAGTTATTTTCGGCCTTGGCCAGGGATTTTTTGAGGACCGCAGGCGAATTACCGCTAACCTTGGAATCGGAGATGTATACCGGTTCCGCCTTTAGACGCCATTCCACAGGTCCAGACACTTCAGCCCATACCGCTTCGTAGGGCATCAACGTATCGGCAGCCACATAGTCGCCCGACTTTACATCGTAACGCACGAAGTTTACGCGGGACTTTTCGTTGACCGACTTGCGTTCATTTTCGTGCCCCGCATAAAGGCTGACGTAACAACCATAGGGATTTGCCACCAGGTTCCAACCGCTGTAGGAACTGTCCAGGTTCCACTTCACGTCCTTATAAAGAGGTTCCCTCTTGGAATTCAGCAGCAAGTCCTGACCGGTCAGAGTGTTATACCAGAAACCACGGCGGTCGTCAAATTCTTCGCCACGGCCCAGTTCCTTGTACTGCCAGTACAAACCGGGAGTACCCATGTCGTCCCACCAGTAGAAAATCTGGTCGTCATCACGGGAAAGCTTAGACGTATCCACCAGCGCCATAGAAATCATCTGCCAGGTATCCTCGCCGGTAGCCACAATCCGATCTTCCACCACGTAGGGATATTCCCTGGAATCCACAAACTTGCCGCCTTCGGACAGGCGCACGCTAAACTTGTAGCTTCCCGGTCGAAGAGGGAACTTGCGGAAGCTCAAAGTGTCAGAAGTTTTCTCCACGGACTTTGTCAAAAGCGTATCCACCACGCCCATGGCATCGATCAGGAAGGCATAAGCCTTCACGCCACGAGCCACATCGAAATCGCTCGTCTTGAACTTCATCGCAACCGCATTGCCGGAACCCATCAAGGTATCGTACACAATTTCAACAGGCGTCTTGTTGGCCTTGCCGAAGTAAGCCTTCAGTTCGCCATCCATGCGGGCCAGAGGCAAAGCGACACCTTCCGCAAAATAATAGGTGATGCTATCGGAACTATGCAGCACCAGGGAATCCAGCTCATAGCCCGCATCCGGCGTTCCATTCGCCACAAGACGGAATCCATCCATCCGCTTCGGAAGCAAAGTGGAACCGTCTGCAGCAAAGCGATACTCACTGGCAACGGAATCATTTTCCAGGGACACATTCTGCAGCACCAGCACACCATGTTCAGAGGAGACCTTCAGGTGGTTGTAGTCGCCACATTCCTGTGCGTCGGCCCACACGGCATAAAGCTTATTCTTGCCGGATTCGGCAGAACGTTCCGCCAGATGCAAGTCAAAGGCCGTATACACCCAGTCCTGTTCCGAAAGCTCCGTCTTTTCGGACCAGCCAACAACGCAGGCGTCAGAAGTATAGACGTAAGCCGGCAGCTTATAGGTCGCTGTATCATTCTGATTGGCGAATGTGTAACGGGCACTGTCCACCCAGTCATAGCCATAATAAATCTGCTTTTTATCAAGGGCTGTTGTCTTTTCATCGAACAGTACGTCAAAGACCAGTTCTACATCCACCGGCTCTTCCTCTTCAGGCTTCTTGTTAATCTCAAATACGACCTTCGCTAAATTACCCCAGCCAAGATAATAGTTTCCCTCCTCTTCGTTCGAGAAGTGATAACACTCGCGGAATTCAAGAAATTCCTCTAACGAGTTATAACTCATCCCGTCCTCTTCACTGCCAGATTCTCCGAGGGAGTTATATTCAGTCTCGCATTCCATTGCGTAAACTTTTACGCTGTTTTTGACAAATTCGTATTTCTCGTCCGGCACAACCTTGAACCAGACTTGAACTCCCATAGTATCGGAAGCGAACAGCTTGCCATTCTCGTCAAAGGCATGGAACAAGGTATCCTTTCCAAAAAACTGGTAAGCCCAGACCGATGCATGGCCCTCTTCAAAAACAGCAATTTCCTTTGCATCACTGGCGTCCTTGTCCTTCCACACGGCATAGAGGGTCGTGGGCGCATTGGGGTTCATGCTTCCATAATCCTGCAATTCCTGCAAGTCAACATAAATACGGTCGGTTGCACTCCTACGACTCGCGCGGATCAAGGACCATCCCAAAAAAGCCTTTGTCTTGTGGAATACCATCCTACTATGGGACTGGCCGTAATAAACCGTATCCGGCTGGGGGATCACCGCACTTTCAAAGAACAGGTCCTCCATTTCTTCGGGAGTCAACTCGAAATCATAAGCGTAATAGCGGGGCGAGCTCCGTTCAAAAGAAATAGTCCAGTTTGCACTTTCCATCAAATTGACGTTGGCCGTTTCGTTAAACACGAAGGTTCCAGAAACTCCATCGATTACCTTCTCCACGGAAATCTGACGTAAGGAGTAGCCATCCTTAGGCTTGGGCACAACCGTAACAGGGATAGAATATCCCCATAGAACAGGAAGATCCAATTCCGGAACGCCGCTGACATTGGTTTTCAATTCAAGCTTAACCAGGTCTACTTCATCGCCATTGGGGTAAGTCTGTACAACTTCTACAGAGCCCCCTTCATCCGCATAAAAAACATTTTCCCACTTGTCCATCACCATGTTGCACTGATCTACCTTAGACAACTTCATGGAATAGGAATCTTCGGCATTCATGATTGCGGCAAGTTCGGCAGTCATCCCCAGGGCAACGCCACCCTTATACTGTTCAGCCAATTCCTCGGAGGCCGGAACCCAGCCATATCGGCAACCATTCATATCGTAAACAATGGGGAAATCCCCACTCCCGATACTATAGCCAACGGCCCCGCTGGGCCAGCCATAACCATATTCGTCCTTCACGTAGAATAGGCCCTGACCATCGATGGGATGTTCAAAAGACAAGGAATAGGTCAAAGCGGAATACGAAGCCTTCAGCTTGTACTTACAACCTCTTGTCGGCTTAATTTTGAGAATCCGTGTTTCACGCTCATAAGAAAAGCTATCATCACAAACGGATCCATTTACAGCACTAGCCTCATCACGAACCATCTCAATATCGCTAAGTTCATAACCCGCATCAGGCAAATCCAGGACATGGAACGTAAACGAAGCATATTCCGAATTCCCTTCTGTAGTGCCGACTGAAATCAACTTCCAGGGAATCTCAAAAGTCGTGGAGTTGGGAGCAATTGAGATCGAATCCATCTCCAATTTCGGAGACAACTGCGAATAATAATACTGCTGCAACCGAATGCTTCCATGCAAGCTAGCCCCCTCGTTCTCAGGAACAATCTCTACAGGCACAGTAGCCGGATTAATGCAATTGATACCAGTCCATCGGGCGTACAATTGGATATTGCCATCATCTGTCCCGGAAGCAGCCACCAAAGCCGAAGTTATCCCACCGTATGAACTAGCAAGGCTGTTCTCAGGCTCCAAAGTCCAACCATCAAAGCAGTAAC comes from the Fibrobacter sp. UWH6 genome and includes:
- a CDS encoding T9SS type A sorting domain-containing protein, with the protein product MVRFSKFLCAMALSVVSLASLAMAQDEEVYTVYFDLNQKSRPGNVFLSDGFMQSFEGPVDDQGGDVFPSIDQIFRTDGYCFDGWTLEPENSLASSYGGITSALVAASGTDDGNIQLYARWTGINCINPATVPVEIVPENEGASLHGSIRLQQYYYSQLSPKLEMDSISIAPNSTTFEIPWKLISVGTTEGNSEYASFTFHVLDLPDAGYELSDIEMVRDEASAVNGSVCDDSFSYERETRILKIKPTRGCKYKLKASYSALTYSLSFEHPIDGQGLFYVKDEYGYGWPSGAVGYSIGSGDFPIVYDMNGCRYGWVPASEELAEQYKGGVALGMTAELAAIMNAEDSYSMKLSKVDQCNMVMDKWENVFYADEGGSVEVVQTYPNGDEVDLVKLELKTNVSGVPELDLPVLWGYSIPVTVVPKPKDGYSLRQISVEKVIDGVSGTFVFNETANVNLMESANWTISFERSSPRYYAYDFELTPEEMEDLFFESAVIPQPDTVYYGQSHSRMVFHKTKAFLGWSLIRASRRSATDRIYVDLQELQDYGSMNPNAPTTLYAVWKDKDASDAKEIAVFEEGHASVWAYQFFGKDTLFHAFDENGKLFASDTMGVQVWFKVVPDEKYEFVKNSVKVYAMECETEYNSLGESGSEEDGMSYNSLEEFLEFRECYHFSNEEEGNYYLGWGNLAKVVFEINKKPEEEEPVDVELVFDVLFDEKTTALDKKQIYYGYDWVDSARYTFANQNDTATYKLPAYVYTSDACVVGWSEKTELSEQDWVYTAFDLHLAERSAESGKNKLYAVWADAQECGDYNHLKVSSEHGVLVLQNVSLENDSVASEYRFAADGSTLLPKRMDGFRLVANGTPDAGYELDSLVLHSSDSITYYFAEGVALPLARMDGELKAYFGKANKTPVEIVYDTLMGSGNAVAMKFKTSDFDVARGVKAYAFLIDAMGVVDTLLTKSVEKTSDTLSFRKFPLRPGSYKFSVRLSEGGKFVDSREYPYVVEDRIVATGEDTWQMISMALVDTSKLSRDDDQIFYWWDDMGTPGLYWQYKELGRGEEFDDRRGFWYNTLTGQDLLLNSKREPLYKDVKWNLDSSYSGWNLVANPYGCYVSLYAGHENERKSVNEKSRVNFVRYDVKSGDYVAADTLMPYEAVWAEVSGPVEWRLKAEPVYISDSKVSGNSPAVLKKSLAKAENNSNWYIQAVLSDKNGREDSWNIMGVSPEPFVGSEPPAAMGDRVSLSIVEGKRALAKSFKSESQSYKWDLSLSASSDRMGELTLVGVAALNDMGYRVFVTANGETTEMKEGAALKVALKTSGSNATVHVTRADAVVASAVGGLRFVQAAGSLDVGFTVEESLAGARMVVNVLDLHGKVKASYKGRAAAGTNRVALEAPRTGLYLLHVQVAGEKASRKIMVK